A stretch of the Panthera uncia isolate 11264 chromosome D1, Puncia_PCG_1.0, whole genome shotgun sequence genome encodes the following:
- the LOC125913484 gene encoding olfactory receptor 52L1, which translates to MIFVSFLSSFSKPLTMALSNSSWRLLQPSFFLMGIPGLEESQHWIAMPLSVLYLFAVMGNVTIIFIIWTDPSLHQPMYLFLAMLSGIDLVLASSTAPKTLAVLLVHAHEIGYTVCLTQMFFIHAFSSMESGVLVAMALDRYVAICHPLHHSTILHPGIIGRIGMAVLVRGLLLLLPFPILLRRLIFCQATVIGHAYCEHMAVVKLACSETTVNRAYGLAVALLVVGLDVVAIGISYAFILQTVLKVPGGEARLKAFSTCGSHICVILIFYVPGIFSFLTHRFGHHVPHHVHVLLATLYLLVPPALNPLVYGVKTQQIRQRVLRVFSLKGWI; encoded by the coding sequence atgatttttgtttcttttctctcttccttctctaagCCATTGACGATGGCCCTTAGTAATTCCAGCTGGAGGCTACTGCAGCCTTCTTTTTTCCTGATGGGCATCCCCGGTTTAGAGGAAAGCCAGCACTGGATAGCAATGCCGCTGAGTGTCCTTTATCTCTTTGCTGTAATGGGCAATGTCACCATCATCTTTATCATCTGGACTGACCCATCCTTGCACCAGCCTATGTACCTCTTTCTGGCCATGCTCTCTGGCATTGACCTAGTGCTGGCGTCCTCCACTGCACCCAAAACCCTTGCAGTGCTCCTGGTTCATGCCCATGAGATTGGGTACACTGTCTGCCTGACCCAAATGTTCTTCATCCATGCGTTCTCTTCCATGGAGTCAGGTGTACTTGTGGCCATGGCTCTGGATCGCTATGTAGCCATTTGTCACCCTCTGCACCATTCCACCATCTTGCATCCAGGGATCATAGGGCGCATTGGAATGGCAGTGCTGGTACGGGGgttactcctcctcctccccttccctatCCTGTTGCGGAGACTTATCTTCTGCCAGGCCACCGTCATAGGCCATGCCTATTGTGAACATATGGCTGTGGTGAAACTTGCCTGCTCAGAAACCACAGTGAACCGAGCTTATGGGTTGGCAGTGGCCCTGCTTGTGGTTGGGCTAGATGTCGTGGCCATCGGTATTTCCTATGCCTTCATCCTCCAGACAGTGCTGAAAGTACCAGGGGGTGAGGCCCGACTTAAGGCCTTTAGCACATGTGGGTCTCACATTTGTGTCATCCTGATCTTCTATGTTCCTGGAATATTCTCCTTCCTCACTCACCGCTTTGGCCACCATGTACCCCATCATGTCCATGTTCTTCTGGCCACACTCTACCTCCTCGTGCCACCTGCACTCAATCCTCTTGTCTATGGGGTGAAGACTCAGCAGATCCGCCAGCGAGTACTCAGGGTATTCTCCCTAAAAGGATGGATCTGA